The DNA region TAAAAATTTATAATAGAGATGGAAAAAGTTACAAGATGTCAGGTACTTTCACTGATATAAAAGACGGCAAAAAGAAAGTTAATAATTTTGATATGATAGTTGGAAAAGATTATAAATTGATGTATTTAAAAAATAATAATACTCTTTTTCTTGCTAATAATCAGGGATTTTTTGTGCAGTCAAGAAATCAGACTTCTCCTTTAAAAATTTCAGGAAGCTATGTTGTTACAGGTGCTGCTAATATGAATGATTTGATGTCTATAAACTTTACTGATGATTATAAACTTGACAAAGTTGTGAGTGATGAAGAAATAAATTTAGTAAAGAAAAATAGGAGTGTTCCTTATGCTAAAGCTACACTCAAAAAAATTGCAGGCGGTTATAGTGTAGATTTTTTTGATAATAGCGGAAAAGCATTAAAAAGAGGTATATACAAAATAAAAGATAATTATTTTAATGATATGGAGTTTTATAATTTGATTATTAATACTAATACAAGCACAATATGCAATATATCAAAAATAGAGCCTTCAAGTTCATCAAGTGCATATTTTAGAAGCGAGAACATGAAAATGCTTTTTAGTTTGTTTAAATAATAATAAAAAATATTTGGTAATAAATGCATCGCATAAAAATATATTTAACTTTTTTTATATTTGCTGTATCATCTATGGTATTTGCTGATATCACTCCTAAATTTGGTATAAAAAATAATTTTAGTTATATAGATTTAAAAGAAAATGAATATATACCAAATTCTATATTAAGCAATGATACTTATTTTTATTTAGGTTTTGAATATCTTAATAATAATTTTTATTTTTCATTTAAGCCTGCAATTAGAATATATACCAAAGACAATAGAGAGTTTATTTATGATAATGGAAAGCTTATAAAACAAAATGACAATAACGCTTATATTTCTTTTAATTTTGATGAAATACAGTTTAATTATATAAATGAAATTTTAGGCTTTTATATAGGAAAGAGAAAGTTCCATTTTGGTGAAGGTTTTAATAGGCAATATATGTTTGTGGGTGAGAGCGTGTTGTATAATGATTATGAGGCTTTATATAATACAGAGCTTAATTTTTATCAAGGAAATATTACCCACTCTATAGGATTTATAACAGACACCAAATCAATAGACTTGTTAAAAGAACCGCAGTATTATACTTCTTGGTATTATTTAAAATATTCTTCTTCTCATTTGGGTTTAATGGGGATAACCAAATATACTTATGATTTACAAAAGAAAAATAATTTAATGCTTGGTTTTGAGGCTTCATATATATTTGATATAGGCTTTAAGCTTTATGGAAATGTTACTTACAATATTTTAAGCAGTGATAATATTGGAAAAAGTCTTAATGATATAAAAAGCCTTTTAGGAATAAATTATACTTTTGTTTATAATTATGATTTTATACTTAGTCCATATGTGGAATACTTTTATGAGGATAGTCATTCATTTTATTCTATAGGGCTTTATTTATCTTTTCTTAATAATTTATTTAATATAATAACTTATTTCTCTCATTCACCTAATTATAAAATGGATTTAAATACTAAGCTTCTTATAAACTATAATAATTTTAGTTTTACTTTTAATTATTATACGCCTTTAAAAAATGATGAGATTTTAGAGCATATATTTGAGATTAGTTTAGAATATAATTATTAAAAATATATAAATATTCAAATTATATTTTTAGCTAAAAAAGGCAACCATTATTTTTAATAATTGCCTTTTATTTGCTATTTATAATGCTTTAATTTTTTTGCTTGTGATAGTTATAATATTTTGCTCTTTATACTTTGTAATTAAAGTTCTAATGTCATCTTTAGCTTCAATAGTGATAACATCTTCTCTCTCTTGAACTTGTGCTTCCATGATTTTTATTCCTCCGTGAATATTTTTTATTTATATATTAAAATTTAAAAATCTCCGTCTCTCCATACTTTGAAATCTGGATAATCTAGTTTTTTAGATTTATCTTCATACCACTTACAAACTGCAGCTGACATATTTATTACATAAAAGTTAAAATCTGTTTTCCAGCCGTCATTTTTAAATTGTGCAAATGATGGTATAAATTTATTATTAATTGATTCATAAATACTTTTTTGCATTTCTTCTGTTGGTATATTATTGTCTTTTATTGCTATTCTTAATATTAGAAGTATAGACATAGATGATAGAGTTGATGTTACTGTACTGTATTTAGTAAATATTTCTTCTTTAGAGAAGTTTTGGTTTATAGTATCAGTCCACAATTTAATAATATTTCCTAAAGCTTCTAATTGTTCAGGGGTTGCATTTTTGTCTGTTACTATGCTTGCATAATATTCTGCTAATTGATTGAATGTAATAGTTGAGTTTTCATCTGATATAGATAGTTCTTCTATATTTTCTAATTGCATTGATTTTATCATACTCTCATAATTGTTTGCATATATAGTGCATACAGCAAATATAAATATTAAAACTATATATTTTTTCATAATTAAAATTCCTGAAATAGTTTTAATTATTATCGGAATAGTTTAATATTACATTCGTTTTTTATTTTTTAAATTATTTTGATATAGTATTTATATATTAATTTTTGTGAGTATAATGCTTGCTAATAATAAATATATAGAAGTACCTGTAATATCACAAATAGAAGTTACTAAAGGCACGCTGCTTGTAGTAGGGTCTTTTTTTAATTTAACAAATATAAAAGGCAAACATAACCCTATAAGACTTCCTATCACTACAACACATATCATAGATAATGATACCACCAAAGCTATCATTAATCCTCCTCTAAATATAGCAAGAAGCGAAACAGCTAAACTCATAGTAATACCAAGTATAGAAGATATAGCAATCTCTTTAAAAAACATAAACAGCCAGTCGCTTTTTTTTACATCTCCAAGCGATAAACTTCTTATTATGAGCGTGGAAGATTGAGCTCCGGCATTTCCAGCACTGTCAATTAGAAGCGGTAAAAAGAATATTAAAGAAACATATTTGCTTATAGTCTCTTCAAATATTCCTATAAAATATCCAGAAAATATATTTATAAATACTAATATAAAAAGCCAAGTAATTCTTTTTTTGTATAAAGTTAATATTGGTGCTTGTTTAATATTTCCTGTAAAGTCATCATCTATACTTATAGCACCTAATTTGTGAAAGTCTTCAGTTTCTTCTTCTTCAGCGATGTCAAATATATCATCAATAGTAACAATCCCTATTAAAGCATTTTTGGCATCTACTACAGGTATATATAATAAATCATATTTCCTTCCAACAAGTACAGCCTCTTCTTGGTCTGAATATGCAGAAAGATATATAATGTCTGTATGCATAAGATTTTCTATTATATCAGTTCTATTAGCAAATAATAAATCTTTTAATAAAATATATCCTAATAATGTATTTTTATTATCAACTATATATATAACCTCAAAAGTTTCAGAGTCTTTTCCGTATTTTCTAATATATTCTAAAGTCTGATTTACAGAGAAGTTCGGAGAGATAGATATATATTCCGTAGTCATTATACGGCCGACACTATATTCAGGATATGCTAATAATTTTTTAGTGATATCCAAATCTTCTTTTTCCATTAAAGAAAATATTTTTTTATTTATTTCTTCTGGAAGCTCTTCAAAAAGAGAAGTTCTGTCATCAGGACTCATTTCATGCATTAACTCTTCTATTTCTTTATCGTTCATAGAAGATATTAATTCTTCCTGTTCATTAGCATCTAATTCTGCAAATACTAAAGCTGATTTTTCTGTGGATAATAATCTAAAAAGAATGGTTTTATCTTTACTGCTTTCTAATATACGCATTATGTCCACTATTTCTATAGGGTGCATATCGTTTAAGAGATATTTAAGCTTATCCCATCTTTTATTTTCTATGATGTTAATTATTTCAATGTACTGTGAATTTATCATGTTTATTTTTTTTCTTTTTTTGTATATCAATTCTTTTATTATTAATATATAATATATATAACAAAAAATTAGATAAAATAAATAATAATATAATTAAACATTATATGTTTTATAAGGAGTTATTTCAATATGGCTGATATAAAGAAAATAGGAGTATTAACAAGTGGAGGAGATGCTTCAGGAATGAACCCTACTATAAGAAGCGTTGTTAGAACAGCTATAGCTAATGGTTTAGAGGTAGTTGGAATAAGAGAGGGGTATCAGGGTTTAATGTATAATAATGTTTATAAAATGGATGCTGGTTCTGTTGGCGGCATTATTAATCATGGCGGTACAATTTTGTTTTCTGCAAGGTCTCCAGAGTTTCAAACTGAAGAAGGAATGAAAAAAGCAGCTGATAATATGAAATATAACGGAATAGATGCTTTGGTTGTTATAGGCGGTGATGGTACTTATAAAGGAGCATTAGATTTTGCTAATCATCATGAAGAGTTTCCTGTTATTGGTATACCTGGTACTATAGATAATGATATATTTGGTACTGATTATACTATAGGATATGATACAGCTGTAAACGTTGCAATGGAGGCTATAGACAAATTAAGAGATACTGCTACTAGCCACGGAAGATGTTTTGTAGTTGAGGTTATGGGAAGACATGCTGGTTATATTGCCTTAGAAGTTGGTATAGCTTCTGGTGCTGAAGACATACTTATTCCAGAAACTACTACTGATATTGACAAAATAGTAGAAAACTTACAAATAGCAAAAAAGAGAGGTAAAAAATCTTCTATAATAGTGGTTGCTGAGGGAGATGAGTCTGGCGGAGCTATGGAGGTAGCTAAACAAATAGAAGGTAAAACTGGTTTTGATACTCGTGTTACTATACTTGGACACATGCAAAGAGGCGGTTCTCCTACTTCTCGTGAACGTCTTATGGCTGCAAGATTTGGTTATATTGCAGTTAAGGCATTATTAGAAGGTAAGAGAAATGTTGCTGTTGGTATATGGAAAGGTGAATATACTTACACTCCTTTGGCTGATGCTGTTAAAAAAGTTCCTAAAGTTGATCCTATAGATTTAGAGTTGTGCAGAACTCTTGCTATATAATTATAGGATTTAACATTTTATGATAAATAAAAATTCTTTGTTAGGTATTAGAATAGATACTTTTAACAATGATTTATATGCTGCTTTAGATCAACTAAAAGATGGAAATGATGTTCTGATAGTAACATTGGATGTGCATCAATTATTAAATGTTCGTTTTAATAAAAAATTAAAAAATATTATAGAAAATGCTTCTTTAGTTATTGCTGCCCATCCTTCCATCTCTAAAGCATATAAGTTTATATATAAAGAAGAATTAG from Brachyspira pilosicoli P43/6/78 includes:
- the mgtE gene encoding magnesium transporter, with amino-acid sequence MINSQYIEIINIIENKRWDKLKYLLNDMHPIEIVDIMRILESSKDKTILFRLLSTEKSALVFAELDANEQEELISSMNDKEIEELMHEMSPDDRTSLFEELPEEINKKIFSLMEKEDLDITKKLLAYPEYSVGRIMTTEYISISPNFSVNQTLEYIRKYGKDSETFEVIYIVDNKNTLLGYILLKDLLFANRTDIIENLMHTDIIYLSAYSDQEEAVLVGRKYDLLYIPVVDAKNALIGIVTIDDIFDIAEEEETEDFHKLGAISIDDDFTGNIKQAPILTLYKKRITWLFILVFINIFSGYFIGIFEETISKYVSLIFFLPLLIDSAGNAGAQSSTLIIRSLSLGDVKKSDWLFMFFKEIAISSILGITMSLAVSLLAIFRGGLMIALVVSLSMICVVVIGSLIGLCLPFIFVKLKKDPTTSSVPLVTSICDITGTSIYLLLASIILTKINI
- the pfkA gene encoding 6-phosphofructokinase, producing the protein MADIKKIGVLTSGGDASGMNPTIRSVVRTAIANGLEVVGIREGYQGLMYNNVYKMDAGSVGGIINHGGTILFSARSPEFQTEEGMKKAADNMKYNGIDALVVIGGDGTYKGALDFANHHEEFPVIGIPGTIDNDIFGTDYTIGYDTAVNVAMEAIDKLRDTATSHGRCFVVEVMGRHAGYIALEVGIASGAEDILIPETTTDIDKIVENLQIAKKRGKKSSIIVVAEGDESGGAMEVAKQIEGKTGFDTRVTILGHMQRGGSPTSRERLMAARFGYIAVKALLEGKRNVAVGIWKGEYTYTPLADAVKKVPKVDPIDLELCRTLAI